The following proteins come from a genomic window of Microtus ochrogaster isolate Prairie Vole_2 unplaced genomic scaffold, MicOch1.0 UNK1, whole genome shotgun sequence:
- the Depp1 gene encoding protein DEPP1, giving the protein MRSRLLLPVPHLPTIRETSEELSHGPPGQEPPASPSLDDYVRSICQLAQPTSVLDKVIVRNQPQRPYRPACTREKRCQVESQGDSSPCFSSPQPPLSSPGNDNPLDWLFGKSQEQQTERRDPPNGTSSSDYWGVHKQMDKDTGRLCEARVPECSLGRKSGHRQTSNLKSWTSRKSHQALASVSGSRPSGILSTLYLHLPVIHEL; this is encoded by the coding sequence ATGAGGTCCCGGCTTCTGTTGCCTGTGCCCCACTTGCCAACAATTCGGGAAACTTCAGAAGAGTTATCACATGGGCCCCCTGGGCAGGAACCCCCAGCTTCTCCCAGCCTGGATGATTACGTTAGGTCTATCTGTCAGCTGGCACAGCCCACCTCAGTGCTGGACAAGGTCATAGTCCGGAACCAACCCCAGAGACCCTACCGGCCAGCCTGTACTAGAGAGAAGAGATGCCAGGTCGAGTCTCAAGGGGACAGCTCTCCTTGCTTCAGCAGCCCACAGCCCCCACTGTCTTCTCCTGGCAATGACAACCCTCTAGACTGGCTCTTCGGGAAGTCCCAGGAACAACAGACTGAGAGGAGAGACCCGCCCAATGGGACCAGCTCTTCAGATTACTGGGGTGTGCACAAACAGATGGACAAGGACACGGGGAGGCTCTGTGAGGCCAGGGTACCCGAGTGCTCTCTGGGAAGAAAATCGGGGCATAGGCAGACCTCCAACCTGAAAAGCTGGACTTCTAGAAAGTCTCACCAGGCCTTAGCCTCTGTCTCCGGCTCCCGCCCCAGCGGCATCCTCAGCACCCTGTACTTGCACCTCCCAGTGATCCACGAACTCTAA